DNA from Panthera leo isolate Ple1 chromosome D2, P.leo_Ple1_pat1.1, whole genome shotgun sequence:
GgttcattttctccttcccttaaCTTCATTTACCTCTTGCTGACAGGGACACTGGGGAGGGctgctcttcctttctccaaaCTATTAGGTGCATCTCAGAGCTCTCTGTTTCCAGATAACAGGTTGGTGGTACAGCGTGCGCACCTCAGCCTCACACAGCAGCGCCAGCGGACACACGGGCCGTAGCAATGGGCAGTCAGAGGTAGCGGCCCATGCATGTGCCAGCATGTGTGATGAGATGGTCACACTGTGGAGGCTAGCTGTTTTGGACCCTGCACTCAGCCCCCAGCGGTGAGTCTCCCCCTAGGCTCATCACAGCACGGATATTGGGCCAGCCCAGGACAGTCCAAGGCCTCATATCATGTGCACATAGAAACGTACTATTCTTCTAGTCCTAGGGAAATGGGAGGTACTGAGCGTTAAGGTTACCAGTGATTTAGGCGTCCTTTTTCTGAGaagctctcttcctttcctcccttaaaTAGCTCCCACTTTCCCAAATACCTGAGTATTGGAGTGATGTGTATGAGCTGGCTCAAGAAGTTCTTCCCTGGGTCCCTTCCTGTACCCTCCTTCTGGGGGTTATGCCTGCTCTATCTCCTTCCATCCCTTCTCAGAGCAGAATGTAGCCCCCCAGCAACCTCCCCCAACTTTGTTCCCACAGCCGCCGGGAATTGTGTGCCCAGCTACGCCAGTGGCAACTGAAGGTGATTGAGAATGTGAAGCGGGGACAGCACAAAAAGACCCTGGAGCGGCTCTTCCCTGGCTTCCGGCCAGCGGTGGAGGCCTGCTACTTCAACTGGGAAGAGGCCTATCCACTCCCTGGTGTCACCTACAGTGGCACCGACCGGAAgttggcactgtgctgggcccGAGCCCTGCCCCCTCGGCCAGGTGCCTCCCGATCTGGGGGCCTGGAGGAATCCCGGGAGCGGCCCCGATCTCTTCCTTCTGAGCCAGCTGTGCGGCCCAAGGAGCCTGGGGCCAAGCGCAAGGGATTGGGTGAGGGGGTCCCCTCATCGCAGCGGGGTCCCCGCCGCCTCTCTGCTGAGGGGGGAGATAAGTCTCTGCATAAGATGGGTCCAGGTGGGGGCAAAGCCAAGGCACTGGGTGGGGCTGGCATTGGGGGCAAGGGATCAGCAGGCGGTGGGAGCAAGCGACGGCTGAGCAGCGAAGACAGCTCCCTGGAGCCGGATCTGGCTGAGATGAGCCTGGATGACAGCAGCCTGGCCCTCGGTGCAGAGGCCAGCACCTTTGGTGGATTCCCTGAGAGCCCgccaccctgccctcctcctggTGGCTCCCGTGgtccttccaccttccttcctgaACCCCCAGATACTTATGAAGAAGATGGTGGTGTGTACTTCTCAGAAGGGCCTGAGCCTCCCACAGCCTCTGCTGGCCCCCATGGCCTACTGCCTGGGGAGGTCTGTACCCGGGATGACCTCCCTTCCACAGATGAGAGTGGCAATGGGCTCCCCAAAACCAAAGAGGCAGCCACTGCAGTTGGAGAGGAGGATGATGACTACCAGGCATATTATCTGAATGCCCAGGATGGGGCTGGAGGCGAGGAAGAGAAGGCtgagggcggggctggggaggagcacGACCTGTTTGCTGGGCTGAAGCCACTGGAACAGGAGAGCCGCATGGAGGTGAGGGGACTCTGAGGGGACACTGAGGGTGCTCTTTCGCTACAGCTGGGAGAGGGGCCATCTAGCTCTAATTGGGAATGTCAGGACTGTAGTGAGGCTGTTAGAAGCCTTTAGCGGCTCCTGTCTGGACTCCCTGCCTACAGTCCATTCTTTTCACTGCTTCCATATTGATATTCCTGAAATGTCTGATTGTGTCCCTCTGCTGCTTAAAAGTCTTCAGTGGTTTCCCACTGCCCTTGGCATGACCTGTGAGGCCTCACTTGGTCTGATCTTTGTATGCTTTTTCAGCCTCATCTAGGCATTCTGCCCTTTCTACTACAGTCAGTCGAACCATTCCTCTAGCTTGCCATGCTCTCTCTCGCATCCTTACATTTGCACAGATTGGCCTGTCTGCCTAGAATCTTCTTCCCTCACCTTTCCTGGCTAGCTTCTGTTCTTTCTGCAGGTCTCAGGTATCTTAGAGATCACTTCCTCTAGGAAGTCTTCCCTGAGCTTGCCCCTTTGCCCTAGGTCCCAGTGAAGTATCTTACTCATTTATGCCCCTCTTGGTCTTTCCCAGTGGTAGCTGGCTTCATgctggtttgtgtgtttgtgtgtctgtttctctaaTCAGACTATGAGTTCCTGTGGTATACCCAGGACCAGCATAGGGCCTAGCATATAGCAGGTACTCATGGGATGTTTGCTGCTTGAGTATGAATATGGTGTCCTGCCCCTGGAAGTTGGGGCTTCAACCTGTGTGGTGCCCGTCCTCTCCAGATATTGTTTGCCTGTGCTGAGGCCCTGCATGCGCACGGCTACAGCAGTGAGGCCTCCCGCCTCACTGTGGAGCTTGCCCAGGACCTGCTAGCCAACCCACCTGACCTCAAGGTAGAGCCGCCCCCTGCCAAGGTGAGAGAccccccattcccctctccccccatttATTGCTAACCCTCTTCTATGCCCCACCCCAAGTGAGAGCCTCCTCACTCCACCAAGATGAGTCAGACTCATATGTCTGCTTCCTTGTACTTCCCCTCTTTAGGGCAAGAAGAACAAGGTATCTACGAGCCGTCAGACCTGGGTGGCTACCAACACCCTGACGAAGGCAGCTTTCCTGTTGACAGTGCTAAGTGAACGCCCAGAGCACCACAACCTGGCCTTCCGAGTTGGCATGTTTGCCTTGGAGCTACAGCGGCCCCCAGCTTCTACCAAGGCCTTGGAGGTCGGAGGTTCCATCAGCCTTGTACTGCAGTCTCCTCAGAGACTCCTCAGAGACTTACAGCTTGATCTCTACTGAAGTGTTAGGGGTCTGAGCTTCTTCCTGTATTCTTAGGTGAAGCTGGCATACCAGGAGTCTGAGGTGGCTGCCCTGCTCAAGAAGATTCCTCTGGGTCCAAGTGAGATGAGTACCATGCGGTGCCGGGCAGAGGAGCTTCGGGAGGGGACACTCTGTGACTATCGGCCCGTTTTGCCTCTCATGCTGGCCAGTTTCATCTTTGACGTTCTCTGTGCTCCAGGTATGGTGCATGACTCTACTCGAGTGGGGATCTTGGGTAGGAGTAGTTTTCTCTAAGGAGAAACCAAGAGGCCCAAGGCTCTGAATTATCCTTAGGACCCATCAGGCAACTTCATGAGTGGTCTGGAATGATGAGGGTCTTGGGTTGCctacatttcattctttccagtGACACTtctttctgcctgacttattccACCTTTCATCCAGTGGTTTCTCCCACGGGTTCCCGGCCACCAAGTCGTAACTGGAACAACGAGATGCCTGGGGAtgaggagctgggatttgaagcaGCAGTTGCTGCCTTAGGTGAGTCTGGAGTATCTTGAGCACTTCTGTGAGCTAGTTGGCCCAGGCCTTGAAGGGCATGAGACATGGTCCCTGTTTGAAGGGGTGGTATGGTAGTGGGACAGCCAGAATGTGACATGTTTGAACCAGGTAGTACAGTCAAGAATTTAGGGACAAAAGGTGTGCTATGGCACacaaaatgtaagaaaaggaTTCAGGAAGGGTATAGAATACGGAATGTAGGTCAAAAGATCAGTTAAGTTTTTGGTAAGGGGACAAAACACCATGAATAAAGACAGGGACCATCAAGTCTTAATGAGGGCAAGGAGTCAAACTTCCTTGAAGTGATGGGTATGCCATGAAGGTAGAGTGGGCCAATTATGAAGGTCTTAAAAAGCAGATCAGAGCTAAGGCCGGATGTAATAGGCAATTGGGACCTTCCACGGGGGATGTGGGTTGGACCAGGAGAACTCCTTATCTCACATATGCTGGTGGCTGGGCAGCCCTGGCCTGTTCACTTTTGCTGTCTTGGGAGTTATGGCCATTCTCAGTCCCTATGAGAGCCTTCTTCTCACAGGTATGAAGACAACAGTGAGCGAGGCAGAGCATCCCCTCCTGTGTGAAGGCACACGTCGGGAGAAGGGTGACCTGGCACTGGCACTAATGATCACTTACAAGGATGATCAAGCCAAGCTCAAAAAGGTAGGGACTGAAGTACTAGGATTTTGACAGGCAGAGAGCAAAATTTTACCCTTTCTCAGAGGATTGCAGTCCAATGAGGAAAGGGCTATACTGCCCATAGGGGATAAGTGGAAAATCTTGGGGACACCTGATAAAGAATAAGACCAATGGTTCTCGTAGGAGTGCTTGGGCAggggatgaaagaaaagaagcagttactcatttatttcaatatttactgaatatcaaTTTAGTCAGTCCTGTGTTAAGTGTTAGGATATCAAGATATGTAAGCCGGTGCCTATCATCCAGGAGGTTCTCCTATGGTTGTGACTGGGGAAGGCTTCCCGAAGAGGTAGTATTAAGCTGTTTCAAAGAGAAAGTAAGGTAATAGAAATAGAAGTGAGGATATAAAGGGCATCCTGTCactgcttctctcttcttcagaTCTTAGACAAACTCTTGGACCGAGAGAGCCAGACGCATAAGCCCCAGACACTGAGTTCATTCTACTCATCCAGCCGCCCAGCCACAGCCAGCCAGAGGTCTCCTTCAAAGCATGGGGGCCCATCTgccccaggcgccctgcaacCCCTGACCCCGGGCTCTGCAGGGCCTCCTCAGCCAGGGAATgtggcaggggctgggccaggccccaCTGAGGGCTTCACAGAGAAGAATGTGCCTGGTGAGGTGGGGGCACTGGGCAGGGGGGGATGAATGGTATGGATTCATGTTGGGGTCCCCTTTCCTTGGCTTATCCCAATGTCCTATTTTCCCCACCTAGAAAGTTCCCCACATTCTCCCTGTGAGGGCCTCCCATCTGAGGCAGCTTTGACCCCAAGGGCGGAAGGGAAGGTTCCCAGCCGCCTGGCACTTGGCAGTCGTGGAGGCTACAATGGACGGGGTTGGGGCTCCCCAGGGCGGCCTAAGAAGAAACACACAGGTATGACAGCCTGTGGGATGACATGGAGGGAGGGATTTCCTGAAGTGTGAATTCTGTAACTTCTAGCTTCTGAGACTGATTTGTCTTGGGGAGTTAGGCATGGCCAGCATTGACAGCAGTGCCCCTGAAACAACATCGGATAGTTCTCCCACCTTAAGCCGGAGGCCACTTCGAGGGGGCTGGGCCCCCACCTCCTGGGGCCGAGGACAGGACAGTGACAGCATTAGCAGCTCTTCCTCGGACTCTCTGGGCTCCTCATCCTCCAGTGGAAGTCGCCGGGCCAGTGCCAGTGGAGGGGCCCGGGCAAAGACCGTTGAAGTTGGCAGGTCAGTGGAAGAAATACTCCTCTCATCTGGCCCACCCTCAGAGTCACATCCCTGGTGTAATCCAACTATTGTCCCCCCAGCGACACCACTTATCCTGCTCTTTTCTGCCTACCTGGACACCCATTTCAGAGAAACCCCAATCCCCGTCCCTACCCCATTGCCCCCTCAGGTACAAGGGCCGCCGTCCCGAGAGTCATGCCCCTCATGTACCCAATCAGCCATCAGAGGCAGCTGCACACTTCTACTTCGAACTGGCGAAGACGGTGCTGATCAAGGCAGGGGGCAACAGCAGCACTTCCATTTTCACACATCCATCTTCCTCAGGGGGCCATCAGGGTCCTCACCGCAACCTGCACCTTTGCGCCTTCGAGATTGGGCTTTATGCCCTTGGCCTGCACAACTTTGTTTCTCCCAACTGGCTCTCACGTACTTATTCTTCGCACGTTTCCTGGATTACAGGTAAACCCAGTATCTTGATTTGGGAATGGGTTGGGGATTAATTGATAGAAATGAGAGTCTTATCCTTGTGGAGTTACTGATCTGACAGAAGACACCAtactaaccacccccccccctttttttttttgctcctttcCTTGAAGGTCAGGCAATGGAGATTGGTAGTGCAGCCCTGACTATACTGGTAGAATGCTGGGATGGACACCTGACGCCCCCTGAGGTTGCATCCCTGGCTGACAGGGCATCACGGGCACGAGACTCCAATATGGTGAGGGCAGCAGCGGAGTTAGCCCTAAGCTGCCTGCCTCATGCCCATGCATTGAACCCCAATGAGATCCAGCGGGCCCTGGTGCAGTGCAAGGAGCAGGTATTTCTAGGGGCAATCTGGGGACTTGCTTTCAGGTATCTAGGAAGGGACATGGGGAAAACTAACAGCCCAGCTCGATTTCCAAATCTTAAAGTTCACGAATTTTCTAGTTTGTGCTATTATGGTGACACTTGACATATTAATGCACTTTCACATCCATTACTTCTTTTGCCTTACGACTCTGAGGTTAggattattcctgttttatagataaggaaatggagatcTATAGGTTAGGGACCAAGGTGGTCACCAGGTTGGAATACTTGGGGAAGGCCTTGGGGAGATAGTGGGAACTGGATGGGAGGGAGTGGCTAGGTTAGTTTGGAACTGGGACTGTAAGTAGTTTGGAACTGGTCACCAAGTGTTTGTTCAGTGTGTGAGGCATTCATTGCTCTGACTCTGACCTCTGATGCCTCCCTGGGAACCAGCCAACTCAGAGGGAGATGTTGGAATGTCATTTACAACCATGCTTGAGTAAAGCCCCTCCCCTTAACTTCTGTGCCCCTTCCTTCCAGGATAACCTGATGTTGGAGAAGGCCTGCATGGCAGTGGAAGAAGCGGCTAAGGGTGGGGGTGTATACCCTGAAGTGTTGTTTGAGGTTGCTCACCAGTGGTTCTGGCTATATGAGCAAACAGCAGGTGGCTCATCCACAGCCCGTGAAGGGGCTACAAGCTGTAGTGCCAGTGGGATCAGGGCAGCTGGGGAGGCTGGGCGGGGGCTGCCTGAGGGCAGGGGGGGCCCAGGCACTGAGCCGGTTacagtggcagcagcagcagtgacAGCAGCAGCCACAGTGGTGCCAGTCATCTCAGTGGGGTCCAGTTTATATCCAGGTCCAGGACTGGGGCATGGTCATTCCCCTGGCCTGCACCCCTACACTGCTCTACAGCCCCACCTGCCCTGCAGCCCTCAATACCTCACCCACCCAGCTCACCCTGCCCACCCAATGCCTCATATGCCCCGGCCTGCCGTTTTCCCTGTGCCCAGCTCTGCATACCCACAGGTGAGACCAGTGTTTTGTTGGGGGGTTGGGCACGTGGGAGAACATTAGGAGTTCATGTGGGGTTGGAGTGTGGGGTACTCTGGGAGAATAATAGGACTGTCTTGGTGAGGTGGTGGGGGTCTGGGGGTACTCAGGCCAACCAAGATAAGAAATGTAGGGATACCCACTTGTGGGATGAAGGGGGAGAACCACATCTTAATATAATTTCCTACTCTTTTCCCTGTCTCTAGGGTGTGCATCCTGCCTTCTTGGGGGCTCAGTACCCTTACTCAGTGACTCCCCCCTCACTTGCTGCCACTGCTGTGTCTTTCCCCGTCCCTTCCATGGCACCCATCACAGTACATCCCTACCACACAGAGCCAGGGCTCCCACTGCCCACCAGTGTGGCCTGTGAGTTGTGGGGACAGGGAACAGGTGAATGGAGGGGAGGTACACtgggcaggggagatggggggaggaaCCCTCTCCATCCCTCTTTGGGCTGTGAATTCCTCATATAGCTTTCATCCCACCCTCAGTGAGCAGTGTCCATCCAGCATCCACGTTTCCAGCCATCCAGGGTGCCTCGTTGCCTGCTCTGACTACACAGCCCAGTCCTCTGGTGAGCGGAGGGTTTCCACCACCCGAGGAGGAGACCCACAGTCAGCCTGTCAACCCACACAGCCTACACCACCTGCACGCTGCCTACCGTGTTGGTGAGAAGTCTTTTTTTTGTGCCCCCACCTGCAGTTGTGCCAGAGGCTCTTTAGTGATGCCTCCCTCCCCACGGCTCTTACTTTGTTTGTTGTGGGGTCCGATGTACCAGATTGAGGTGCAGGGTGAAAAGGATGTACCTTCACTATGTGCCCACCCTTTTCTCCCAGGAATGCTGGCACTGGAGATGCTGGGTCGCCGGGCACACAATGATCACCCCAACAACTTCTCCCGCTCCCCCCCCTACACTGATGATGTCAAATGGTTGCTGGGGCTGGCAGCAAAGCTGGGTaacacctcccctccccaggaccATTGTCCGcccccacccactttccccacctTCCTGTCCCAGACCTCCTTCCTAGCTCTTGCTCAGAGTTGAGGCCTTGGTCGGGTATGTGTGCGtgcgcggggggtggggggttaccTCAGctcctggggtggagggaggctctCTGCCAGGCCAGAGCTGAGAGATAAAAGTTGGGTCCCTAGGGCAGAGGTGGCCACCCCCGTCtcatgcccctccccctgccccccaggagtGAACTACGTGCACCAGTTCTGTGTGGGGGCAGCCAAGGGGGTGCTGAGCCCGTTTGTGCTGCAGGAGATCGTCATGGAGACGCTGCAGCGGCTGAGCCCTGCTCATGCCCACAACCACCTGCGTGCCCCGGCCTTCCACCAACTGGTGCAGCGCTGCCAGCAGGCATACATGCAGGTGACAACCCTGGAAGTATGGAGTAGGGTGGAGCACCTCCTGGGCAGGCATGGAACCGATTACCCCGCATGCTAGGGAGGACGGGCCTGGTTCTGTGCTTAGTGGCTCATCCTCTTCCAGTACATTCACCACCGTTTGATTCACCTGACCCCTGCCGACTACGACGACTTTGTGAATGCAATCCGCAGTGCCCGCAGCGCCTTCTGTCTGACACCCATGGGCATGATGCAGTTCAACGACATCCTGCAGAACCTCAAGCGCAGCAAACAGACCAAGGAGCTGTGGCAGCGGGTCTCACTCGAGATGACCACCTTCTCCCCATGAGTCTGGCCCCTCTAGGGTCCTATACAGGGATACAGGCCTGTGGCTATGGGGGCCCCTCACACAGAGGGAGTGAATCTTGGCTGGACAGATCATCCCCACTCAGTTCTCTGGTAGCCCAGACTGGCAGCTGCTCTTGGGCTGTAGCTTGGGGCCAAGATGTCTCAAACCCTAGAAGCCTAGGGTTGGGGGAGACAGCCCTATCTGGGAGGGGGCATTGGGTGGCCTCTGGTATTTATTtggcatttataaatatataaactccTTTTTTACTCTAGTCTGCCTGGGCCTTTGCCTTCTTTCCCTCCATGTGCAGATGAACTTTGAACCGGGGTGGGGGAAAAGACTGATACTTCCTTTATTCTAAGTTTCTCCCACTCCAGTGAggcagacaaaacagaaaaataaggatGTTTATTAAGGACATTTCTAGCCCACAGCTAGGGCTCATACTCAGCTCTATGAGCCACTGTCCGGCCTCATCCCCATTCAATGTGAATGACATTAGGGAGGCCGGGCCACAGGTAGATCCCATTGATcccacagtggggggggggggggggggggggtccctcccATAGCcaggtatagatagatatactGCTGAGAATGAAGAGGGAAATCACTGGATTAATAAGTTCCTCTACACCTTGCCTGGACCCTTTCATTCTCACCCACCTTCAAAGACCATGGGTTGAAGGTGCCTAGTACCATGATGTGGGGTATCAAGGGAAGCCCCTTTATAAGACCCTAGAGGTATGGGAAAGGACTGCCCTTTCCTTCTCAGCCATCCCAGGCCTGGGGGCCACTGAGGTagaaggggcaggggctgggccacTCTAATACCCCTTGtgggccctgctctgggcttGCCCTTTAGGGTAGTGGGGCGCTTTTGCTGGTACAGGAGGCCTGGACATCAGCCCAGACTGGAATGTTGCAGTTCTTCCCGAAGCCATGAGGGCACTGGCTGTCCAAGCCGGCTTAGCAGCTTCGACAGATCCAAATTGTGGTTCCGGAAAAAATCCATAAGAAAAAGGCGGGACTGAGAGGAGAAAAATGGAGGCAGAAATGGTAAGGAGTGGGACGTAGGATGAGACCTCAGAGGTAGAGAGGGATACCTTGTCTGAGGCTTTACTCACCTCAGTGTCCATATCCGGATACCTCCGGCCTTTGCTTTTGCCCAGACAACGAGTCTTCCCACCTTCAAGTCCCTGGCACCAGAATCCCTTATCTTCATCAAACCTGCTCAATAGCAAAAGGGCATTAATTggtagggagaaaagaaaattcaagccCCATAAATGTATATTACCTCTCCCAGCTCACAGGGACACATGTCTCTTCCAAACAGACATGGTCAACCTGTTTCCCCATTTCCCCGATTCCTCCTCCCCTGGGTCATGCTCTCCCACCTGAGGGTCCGTGTGTAGTTCAGAAAGGGTGTGATACCCAGGAACTTCTGGATGCTCTCCATTGAGGCAGCTGGGTTGGTACGCAGCTCTTGCCCATCCACAATCAGCAACTAAAGGGACAGAGATGTAGTTCCCTCTGTATTCCTTAGAAGCCTCTAGGCTGAAGGgacaaagaagggaagggggaccCCAACAAAGGCTACTGGGGGGCATGTACCTGTCCAGAGGGGTAGTAAGTCAGCCAGCGCTGCAGATGGGTGGAATAGTAGCCAGGGACAAGACAGCGGTTCTGCAGGGAGCGAAGTGCCAGAGGGGCCTGAGAGGAGGCTGAAATCACCTGGTAGAAAGTATAATTCAGAGCAGCTGGGTCTCCATGTGCTCGCTGGTGCTGAAGGACAAGGAATAGGAAAGGATGGGTGATTTGATAGAATTATTCTGCCCTACTCTTGATCTGATGAATACACAGCATAGGAATCCCACACCAAAGCAATTTAGTTTCCCTaccctcttcctttctgtctctagcAGTCACCACCTCCCTCACTTAAGCCCTAATGTATCCCTAGCTTCAGGCTCACCTGATACCAGGAGTAGGCCCTGTCAGCAGGGTTGGTGAGCACAGTGATGATCTTGGCTCGTGGCAGAAGGGCAGCCCCCCGACGTGGTACAACCTCTGAGTCAAAGTAGGTGGCacttttttcaaagagaaagtcAGTGCTGGCATTGGAAGGGACAGGGAAGAAGTCCATGTACCTAGGAAGtagcacagaggagaggcagagaatttgCAGCATGAAGGGGCCAGATACCTGCACTGGTGGAAGCTGGAATGAGGATTTGGAGGGAAGGGAATGTTCCTCTGAGAAGCATTACAAAGGGTCCCAGTCTCACCAATCAATACCCTTGTGGTAATTAGGGCCGTTGAAGAACTGAATCTCCTCAAAGGTGCTGGGGCTAGGGAAGCTGCTAGTCACAGCTGGGTGCAGGCTCAGGAAGAAGTGAATAGCTGTGGTCCCTAAATGGGAGAGAAGGTCGAGGCTATTTTGGGAAAGAAGCCAGATCAACAATATGAATTTTAAGGAGGTGAGAAAATAACCACTCTGAGTAGTAATATCCCCTTTGGACAAACTagagtgagagaaggaaaagacagtgAGACCCAGGGAAGTTAAAATAGTTCTCAGCCTTgactgcatcagaatcacttgtggatctttaaaaaaaacaaaccacagatgATTCTGATTCAGGATTAAGAATCACTGTCTCAAGAGACTGGATTAAGGAGAGGTGGGTATGAGAAGGGAATTCCTTGGCCAAAGAATCCTTTGGGCTTAAGGCAGGGCAAGAGAAGTTGGCTAAGGACGATTCACCTGTTTTCTGGGGTCCCACAATCAAGAACTTGGGTAGCCGATCACAGGTTTTCTCCTTGGACCAGATATCTTTGTGCCTCTTGTCATCACAGGGATTCTGAAGGTGAGGCCAAGAATCAgatgtttcatcttttcttcaactctctccacccccatcacGTCTCTGGTCAGCCTGAGCTCCAACCATACCTGCCAAAGGGGGCTTCGCTCTTGAGGGAACAGTTCAAAGTACTTTCGTGCAagagggacaggaggaagggTCTGTAGGCGCAGCCGTGTCCAGCATTGAAGGAAACGCACCAGGCTCTCAAAGGTATACAGGCCCAGCCGATCATTTCCATAATTTGACAGATGGGTCATAAAAATGCTGATCTGCAAGAGGGAGCCTGCGTGTCAGAATTAGAGAGCCTACCCCACCTCAGAATCAGGCTTGGTGAGCAAAGTTCCCAGCCTACATACACTTCAGCTCTCCAATCTTCTAGCCCTTCCTCTCAGCACCTTACCGGATTAAGCAGCACTGTCAGAAAGAGCTCTCCACCTCGGATGCTCCGGTCTAGTTCACGAGAGCCTCCAGGATATTCATTATAGAAGATTGTGTGAGTGAAGAGTCCACACGTCTGCCGTGGTAATAcctagaagaaggaaaaaacaaactaacatGAGATTTGAAAggcagaatgaaaaataaataagggacaAAAGACCTAAGGCATTAGGATTCCCTGGGTTTGTAAAGTACTGAGTTACACCAATAAAACTCTTACTATGTGCATTATGACTTTTCACCCCTTTACCCCCTATTATGTGAACTTGGACTGGCAGTTGAGAGGACACAGGTCAGTGCAGGTTGGTGGCTGTCTAAATGTAGGAGTTTGATTCAGGTTTGTATCAGGGGTCCCTCACCATAATGCCATTGTGAATGAAGCCACGGCGGTAGCGGGCAGGGCGGAGATGGGGATATTCCTCAGTGCTGGTCACCTGGATGCCCCACACAGATTTCCAGGCCTCATAGAGTTGCGTGTGGATGGGGTATACACCCGAGTGGTGGGGGGCCACAGCATACCCCAGATCCGTGGGAATCCCATGTTCCTGGGAATGGCATAGATTCTCACCAGGACCTGGTGAGGTTCAGGGAGTAGAGGGTAA
Protein-coding regions in this window:
- the ZSWIM8 gene encoding zinc finger SWIM domain-containing protein 8 isoform X2, with product MELMFAEWEDGERFSFEDSDRFEEDSLCSFISEAESLCQNWRGWRKQSAGPNSPTGGGGGGGSGGTRMRDGLVIPLVELSAKQVAFHIPFEVVEKVYPPVPEQLQLRIAFWSFPENEEDIRLYSCLANGSADEFQRGDQLFRMRAVKDPLQIGFHLSATVVPPQMVPPKGAYNVAVMFDRCRVTSCSCTCGAGAKWCTHVVALCLFRIHNASAVCLRAPVSESLSRLQRDQLQKFAQYLISELPQQILPTAQRLLDELLSSQSTAINTVCGAPDPTAGPSASDQSTWYLDESTLTDNIKKTLHKFCGPSPVVFSDVNSMYLSSTEPPAAAEWACLLRPLRGREPEGVWNLLSIVREMFKRRDSNAAPLLEILTDQCLTYEQITGWWYSVRTSASHSSASGHTGRSNGQSEVAAHACASMCDEMVTLWRLAVLDPALSPQRRRELCAQLRQWQLKVIENVKRGQHKKTLERLFPGFRPAVEACYFNWEEAYPLPGVTYSGTDRKLALCWARALPPRPGASRSGGLEESRERPRSLPSEPAVRPKEPGAKRKGLGEGVPSSQRGPRRLSAEGGDKSLHKMGPGGGKAKALGGAGIGGKGSAGGGSKRRLSSEDSSLEPDLAEMSLDDSSLALGAEASTFGGFPESPPPCPPPGGSRGPSTFLPEPPDTYEEDGGVYFSEGPEPPTASAGPHGLLPGEVCTRDDLPSTDESGNGLPKTKEAATAVGEEDDDYQAYYLNAQDGAGGEEEKAEGGAGEEHDLFAGLKPLEQESRMEILFACAEALHAHGYSSEASRLTVELAQDLLANPPDLKVEPPPAKGKKNKVSTSRQTWVATNTLTKAAFLLTVLSERPEHHNLAFRVGMFALELQRPPASTKALEVKLAYQESEVAALLKKIPLGPSEMSTMRCRAEELREGTLCDYRPVLPLMLASFIFDVLCAPVVSPTGSRPPSRNWNNEMPGDEELGFEAAVAALGMKTTVSEAEHPLLCEGTRREKGDLALALMITYKDDQAKLKKILDKLLDRESQTHKPQTLSSFYSSSRPATASQRSPSKHGGPSAPGALQPLTPGSAGPPQPGNVAGAGPGPTEGFTEKNVPESSPHSPCEGLPSEAALTPRAEGKVPSRLALGSRGGYNGRGWGSPGRPKKKHTGMASIDSSAPETTSDSSPTLSRRPLRGGWAPTSWGRGQDSDSISSSSSDSLGSSSSSGSRRASASGGARAKTVEVGRYKGRRPESHAPHVPNQPSEAAAHFYFELAKTVLIKAGGNSSTSIFTHPSSSGGHQGPHRNLHLCAFEIGLYALGLHNFVSPNWLSRTYSSHVSWITGQAMEIGSAALTILVECWDGHLTPPEVASLADRASRARDSNMVRAAAELALSCLPHAHALNPNEIQRALVQCKEQDNLMLEKACMAVEEAAKGGGVYPEVLFEVAHQWFWLYEQTAGGSSTAREGATSCSASGIRAAGEAGRGLPEGRGGPGTEPVTVAAAAVTAAATVVPVISVGSSLYPGPGLGHGHSPGLHPYTALQPHLPCSPQYLTHPAHPAHPMPHMPRPAVFPVPSSAYPQGVHPAFLGAQYPYSVTPPSLAATAVSFPVPSMAPITVHPYHTEPGLPLPTSVALSSVHPASTFPAIQGASLPALTTQPSPLVSGGFPPPEEETHSQPVNPHSLHHLHAAYRVGMLALEMLGRRAHNDHPNNFSRSPPYTDDVKWLLGLAAKLGDRHGDAAAAEPCSCPQPPACPGLPPTGAALPAGIHAVHSPPFDSPDPCRLRRLCECNPQCPQRLLSDTHGHDAVQRHPAEPQAQQTDQGAVAAGLTRDDHLLPMSLAPLGSYTGIQACGYGGPSHRGSESWLDRSSPLSSLVAQTGSCSWAVAWGQDVSNPRSLGLGETALSGRGHWVASGIYLAFINI